Proteins co-encoded in one Stomoxys calcitrans chromosome 5, idStoCalc2.1, whole genome shotgun sequence genomic window:
- the LOC106092290 gene encoding ADP-ribosylation factor 6 — translation MGKLLSKIFGNKEMRILMLGLDAAGKTTILYKLKLGQSVTTIPTVGFNVETVTYKNVKFNVWDVGGQDKIRPLWRHYYTGTQGLIFVVDCADRDRIDEARTELHRIINDREMRDAIILIFANKQDLADAMKPHEIQEKLGLTRIRDRNWYVQPSCATTGDGLYEGLTWLTSNHKL, via the exons ATGGGGAAATTactttcgaaaatttttggtaACAAAGAAATGCGCATTTTAATGCTAGGACTGGATGCAGCAGGCAAAACAA ctattttatacaaattaaaattagGCCAATCTGTGACCACAATACCCACTGTTGGCTTCAATGTGGAAACAGTTACctataaaaatgtcaaattcAATGTCTGGGATGTTGGAGGACAAGATAAGATAAGACCTCTGTGGCGGCATTATTACACTG gTACGCAAGGTCTCATATTTGTAGTGGATTGTGCGGATCGTGATCGTATCGATGAAGCGAGAACAGAATTACATCGAATTATAAACGATAGGGAAATGCGAGATGccattattttaatatttgctAATAAACAAGATTTAGCGGATG cAATGAAACCTCATGAGATTCAAGAAAAATTAGGTTTAACTAGAATACGAGATCGTAATTGGTATGTGCAACCTTCCTGTGCAACAACCGGTGATGGCTTATACGAGGGTCTGACGTGGCTTACATCCAATCATAAATTATGA